One Vibrio quintilis DNA segment encodes these proteins:
- a CDS encoding N-acetyltransferase — MIRQFTPTDTDTILDIWLTASIQAHDFVDAGFWISQTDNMRDIYLPMAETWVYEQYSDILGFCSLYEQTLAALFVAPAHQHSGIGTQLINHAKKQQDALSLSVYKRNTSSTGFYLSQGFIICSEQTDPHTGQPEYLMRFS; from the coding sequence ATGATAAGACAATTTACCCCGACAGATACCGATACCATCCTTGATATCTGGCTCACTGCGTCCATTCAGGCACACGATTTTGTGGATGCCGGATTCTGGATTTCGCAGACGGATAACATGCGTGATATTTATCTGCCCATGGCGGAAACCTGGGTGTATGAGCAGTACTCAGATATTCTCGGATTCTGTTCACTGTATGAACAAACACTGGCAGCTTTGTTTGTTGCTCCCGCTCATCAACATAGCGGCATCGGCACCCAACTGATCAACCATGCAAAAAAACAACAAGACGCACTCAGTCTGTCGGTTTATAAACGAAACACCTCCAGTACCGGATTCTATCTGTCACAGGGGTTTATCATTTGCAGTGAACAAACCGATCCCCATACCGGACAACCGGAATATTTGATGCGTTTCAGTTAA
- a CDS encoding DUF445 domain-containing protein has product MNNKSIMTNLIAILCILIGYQFNEPILQTAGLFAFSGAITNWLAIHMLFEKVPGLYGSGVIPRRFDAFRTAIKSLMMEQFFNQDNIGKFLDQEIGDTHNFEMDAIIEKVDFNPTFDALVDVIANSQFGGMLAMVGGTEALQPLKQPFVEKMHASVAEIGQSEAVQDAIKSQLGSGSVKEDIEEKIEQIIDQRLSELTPQLVKEMVQKMIKEHLGWLVIWGGVFGGAIGVIAALCA; this is encoded by the coding sequence ATGAATAACAAGAGTATCATGACCAACCTGATTGCAATTCTCTGCATTTTGATTGGTTATCAATTCAACGAGCCAATTTTACAAACAGCGGGGCTATTCGCTTTTTCCGGCGCAATAACCAACTGGCTGGCCATTCATATGTTGTTTGAAAAAGTTCCCGGTTTATATGGTTCAGGCGTTATTCCCCGCCGGTTCGATGCATTCAGAACGGCGATAAAATCATTAATGATGGAACAGTTCTTCAATCAGGACAATATCGGGAAATTCCTCGATCAGGAAATTGGAGACACTCATAATTTTGAAATGGATGCCATAATTGAGAAAGTTGATTTTAACCCGACTTTTGATGCATTGGTTGACGTCATCGCAAATTCTCAGTTTGGCGGCATGCTGGCCATGGTTGGCGGTACAGAAGCGCTGCAACCGCTGAAACAACCTTTTGTTGAGAAAATGCACGCTTCCGTGGCTGAAATAGGCCAGAGTGAAGCCGTGCAGGATGCAATCAAATCTCAGTTAGGTTCTGGTTCTGTCAAAGAAGATATCGAAGAAAAAATCGAGCAGATTATCGATCAGCGATTGAGTGAACTGACACCACAGCTGGTCAAAGAAATGGTCCAGAAGATGATTAAAGAACATCTGGGCTGGCTGGTCATCTGGGGCGGTGTTTTCGGCGGCGCAATCGGTGTAATCGCGGCCCTGTGCGCTTAA
- a CDS encoding ABC transporter ATP-binding protein: protein MYKRFEGFTKAFPPEEPQQPPETLLAFCRYYTKGFTKPLVFIALLSTLIAIVEVSLFGFMGRLVDWLSSSNPETFWAENQWTLTILSLVVVIGIPLLITIQSLLVHQTMLGNYPMSIRWLAHRYLLKQSISFYQNEFAGRIATKVMQTSLAVRETVMKAVDVFVYVIVYVTAILFMLADSDWRLMMPMLIWLLIYVCIQLFFVPKLKHVSSLQADARSTMTGRFVDSYTNIQTVKLFSHHHRETEYVQDSMKGFLGTVYQQMRLVTGFNLSVEIANYFLLFAISAISIYLWSQSLVTVGVIAVAISLSLRINGMSHWIMWEIGALFENIGTVVDGMASLSRSIQIQDKPDAKELDIKQGGIEFDHVSFHYGENIHVIDNLNLNIKPGEKVGLVGRSGAGKSTLVNLLLRFHDVESGAIRIDGQAINDITQDSLRSAIGMVTQDTSLLHRSIRENILYGKPDATEEELLRATKQAHAHEFIETLTDPHGNCSYDSQVGERGVKLSGGQRQRIAISRVLLKNAPILILDEATSALDSEVEAAIQESLYQLMEGKTVIAIAHRLSTIAAMDRLIVLDQGNVVEEGTHQELLDKNGIYAHLWDHQTGGFIASH, encoded by the coding sequence ATGTATAAGCGATTTGAGGGTTTTACCAAAGCTTTTCCCCCCGAAGAGCCGCAACAACCCCCTGAAACTTTACTGGCGTTTTGCCGGTATTACACCAAAGGCTTTACCAAGCCGTTAGTTTTTATTGCGCTTCTGAGTACGTTGATTGCGATTGTCGAAGTTTCGCTGTTCGGCTTCATGGGCCGCCTTGTTGACTGGCTGTCTTCCAGCAATCCGGAAACATTCTGGGCTGAGAATCAGTGGACACTCACCATATTATCACTGGTTGTTGTCATTGGTATCCCTTTATTAATAACGATTCAGTCTCTGTTAGTCCATCAAACCATGCTGGGCAATTATCCAATGTCAATCCGGTGGCTGGCCCACCGTTATCTGCTGAAACAAAGTATTTCCTTCTATCAAAATGAATTTGCCGGGCGCATAGCAACGAAGGTGATGCAAACTTCTCTTGCGGTGCGTGAAACCGTCATGAAGGCGGTCGATGTCTTCGTATACGTGATTGTCTATGTCACAGCGATTCTGTTTATGCTGGCCGACTCAGACTGGCGGTTAATGATGCCAATGCTGATCTGGCTGCTGATTTATGTGTGTATCCAGCTATTCTTTGTACCAAAGCTAAAACATGTTTCATCACTGCAGGCGGATGCCCGTTCAACCATGACCGGACGTTTCGTCGACAGCTATACCAATATACAAACCGTCAAACTATTCTCCCATCATCACCGGGAAACAGAGTATGTTCAGGACAGTATGAAAGGATTTCTGGGGACCGTTTATCAACAGATGCGGCTGGTCACAGGTTTTAATCTCTCCGTTGAAATTGCTAACTATTTTCTCTTGTTTGCTATTTCTGCCATCTCCATTTATCTGTGGTCACAGAGTCTGGTGACGGTCGGGGTGATTGCTGTGGCAATTTCACTTTCATTGCGGATTAACGGTATGTCCCACTGGATTATGTGGGAAATTGGTGCTCTGTTTGAAAATATCGGTACCGTCGTTGATGGCATGGCATCCTTATCCCGTTCGATCCAGATTCAGGATAAACCGGATGCAAAAGAGCTGGACATCAAACAAGGCGGGATTGAATTTGATCATGTCTCTTTTCATTATGGTGAAAATATCCATGTGATTGACAACCTGAATCTGAACATCAAGCCAGGAGAAAAAGTCGGTCTGGTTGGTCGTTCAGGTGCAGGGAAGTCAACCTTAGTTAATCTGTTACTTCGTTTTCATGATGTTGAAAGCGGTGCGATTCGTATTGACGGGCAAGCTATCAATGACATTACCCAGGATTCCCTGAGAAGTGCGATTGGGATGGTGACACAGGATACATCTCTGCTGCACCGCTCTATCAGAGAAAATATTCTCTACGGAAAACCAGACGCGACAGAAGAAGAGTTACTCAGAGCAACCAAGCAGGCACATGCGCATGAGTTTATTGAAACCCTGACCGATCCTCACGGTAACTGCAGCTATGATTCTCAGGTCGGAGAACGGGGTGTGAAACTATCCGGCGGCCAGCGTCAGCGTATTGCAATCTCACGGGTATTACTGAAAAACGCACCGATTCTGATCCTTGATGAAGCCACATCTGCACTCGACTCTGAAGTTGAGGCAGCGATTCAGGAAAGTCTGTATCAGCTGATGGAAGGAAAAACAGTCATTGCGATTGCGCACCGTCTGTCAACCATCGCCGCAATGGACCGGCTCATTGTTCTCGACCAGGGTAACGTCGTTGAAGAAGGCACTCATCAGGAATTACTGGATAAAAACGGTATCTATGCACACCTGTGGGATCACCAGACAGGTGGATTTATTGCCAGCCATTAA
- a CDS encoding SLC13 family permease — translation MNKNDNVPLPSNTSEWFFNRNSIIVLSDIILFFVLYKTLPFPPQVVLGISLLVFIAVLWLTEALHVTVTAILVPVLAVLFGIFDTTAALSNFSNPIIYLFLGGFALAAAMHHQGLDKVIADKVLVLARGKMVVAVFMLFVVTAVISMWISNTATTAMMIPLVLGVLSKVDSGQRESTYVFVLLGIAYSASIGGIATVIGSPPNAIAAAELKLSFTEWMYYGIPSACILLPIAILILYLVFKPDLSGRFELNYEPVDWDKGKVVTLGIFSLTVFLWIFSKPINGLIGGFKSFDTIIALGVIVLVNFARVVHWKDIEKTADWGVLLLFGGGISLSNILKQTGTSVFIAHQLSDLITQFGVFFIIMIIACFVVFLTEFASNTASAALLIPVFVSVAEALNMPPVILVVLIAVASSCAFMLPVATPPNAIVFSTGYIRQTQMMKVGIILNVICVMLLTLVALFIWQ, via the coding sequence ATGAATAAAAATGATAATGTGCCACTACCCTCGAATACGAGTGAGTGGTTTTTTAACCGTAACAGTATTATCGTTCTGAGCGATATCATCCTCTTCTTTGTTTTATATAAAACTTTACCGTTTCCACCTCAGGTTGTGCTGGGGATCAGTTTGCTGGTTTTTATTGCGGTACTATGGCTGACAGAAGCGCTGCACGTGACCGTCACCGCGATACTGGTACCGGTACTGGCTGTTTTGTTTGGTATTTTTGATACAACGGCTGCGCTGAGTAATTTCTCGAATCCGATTATTTATCTTTTTCTGGGCGGATTTGCACTGGCTGCGGCCATGCATCACCAGGGACTGGATAAAGTTATCGCTGACAAGGTGTTGGTACTGGCCCGGGGGAAAATGGTCGTGGCTGTGTTTATGCTGTTTGTGGTAACGGCTGTGATTTCTATGTGGATCAGTAATACCGCGACAACGGCGATGATGATTCCGCTGGTGCTGGGGGTGCTGAGTAAAGTCGACTCCGGCCAGCGGGAAAGCACTTATGTATTTGTCTTGCTGGGTATTGCTTACAGCGCCAGTATTGGCGGGATTGCGACTGTAATCGGCAGTCCGCCGAATGCGATTGCGGCTGCGGAGCTGAAGCTCTCTTTTACCGAGTGGATGTATTATGGGATTCCTTCTGCGTGTATTTTACTTCCTATTGCGATTTTAATTCTGTATCTGGTTTTCAAACCGGATTTATCGGGGCGTTTTGAGCTGAATTATGAACCGGTGGACTGGGATAAAGGAAAAGTGGTGACACTGGGTATTTTCTCCCTGACGGTTTTCTTATGGATTTTCAGCAAACCGATTAACGGACTGATTGGCGGGTTTAAATCATTTGATACGATCATTGCTCTTGGTGTGATTGTGCTGGTGAATTTTGCCAGAGTAGTTCACTGGAAGGATATTGAAAAAACAGCGGACTGGGGGGTGTTACTGCTGTTTGGTGGCGGGATCAGTCTGAGCAATATTCTCAAGCAAACAGGTACCAGTGTATTTATTGCTCATCAGCTCAGCGACCTGATTACTCAGTTTGGAGTGTTCTTTATTATTATGATTATTGCTTGCTTTGTGGTGTTTCTGACAGAGTTTGCCAGTAATACAGCCAGTGCGGCATTACTCATTCCTGTGTTTGTCAGTGTCGCTGAAGCACTGAATATGCCGCCGGTGATTCTGGTGGTTTTAATTGCTGTTGCTTCATCGTGTGCATTTATGCTGCCGGTTGCGACACCGCCGAATGCGATCGTTTTTTCAACCGGTTATATCCGGCAGACTCAGATGATGAAAGTGGGGATAATTCTGAATGTAATCTGTGTGATGCTACTGACTTTGGTTGCATTATTTATCTGGCAATAA
- a CDS encoding DUF5062 family protein yields the protein MAKTAKIKNEDKLFKKALEVGCKMAEMQGYQLTSDNASQATKAKALYVFLVKVRQITPLPADKSDGKSIKKRLALWIHHALPEDDPLK from the coding sequence ATGGCAAAAACGGCCAAGATTAAAAACGAAGATAAATTATTCAAAAAAGCTTTGGAAGTGGGGTGTAAAATGGCTGAAATGCAGGGATATCAACTCACCAGCGATAATGCCTCTCAGGCCACGAAAGCGAAAGCCCTGTATGTTTTTTTAGTCAAAGTTCGTCAGATAACACCTCTGCCGGCGGATAAATCTGACGGAAAAAGTATAAAAAAACGTTTAGCGCTCTGGATTCATCATGCGCTTCCTGAGGATGATCCTTTAAAATAA
- a CDS encoding Hcp family type VI secretion system effector: protein MAHVAYITINGEKQGMISSGCNTKDSMGNKFQETHADEITVLSCQHNMMKSPQQHGKSHAPIVITKNVDKSSPLLSTAFAKQEHLDCTIHFYRTNEQGYNEKFYSIELKKALISGFSFSLPHTVHAHNEEMHEVLELSYKEIIWNHNVSGTMGYDNWDQAGWLES, encoded by the coding sequence ATGGCACATGTTGCATACATCACTATTAACGGTGAAAAACAGGGCATGATCTCCAGTGGCTGTAACACAAAAGATTCTATGGGGAATAAATTTCAGGAAACACATGCGGATGAAATCACCGTACTTTCATGTCAGCATAATATGATGAAGTCGCCACAACAACATGGCAAATCTCATGCACCAATCGTGATTACGAAAAATGTCGATAAATCCAGCCCGCTGCTTTCAACAGCATTTGCCAAACAGGAGCATTTAGATTGTACGATTCATTTTTACCGTACTAATGAGCAGGGCTACAACGAAAAGTTTTACAGTATTGAATTAAAGAAAGCATTAATCTCCGGTTTTTCTTTTTCGCTCCCGCACACCGTTCACGCACATAATGAAGAAATGCATGAAGTGTTAGAACTCAGTTATAAAGAAATCATCTGGAACCACAATGTATCCGGCACAATGGGTTACGACAACTGGGATCAGGCAGGCTGGCTGGAGAGCTAA
- a CDS encoding histidine-type phosphatase, whose product MKMILSAFGVMVLTGCSVLNHHSESQYSYGTKTVYTPRQEMKTYEAVPAGYQLVYTQSVARHGSRALTSPKYDDISLKIWQKAKEMNALTPAGEKLGAEISRLIAANKKLGYGELSRLGWQEHHDIGMRMAQRDKSLFDEVKKDRQPILVEYSGRIRARTSAISFVRGMIQVEPEIAPFVTQPRVDRSQLYFHKHHKQYQDYKKHNPQLNQAIHQLFDQPKSHQIARGILERIYTPEFVDALAQGKYQFTRVGKKKAQVYNDVDTVMQLFHLYLIAPGMKYEAGDQAWKFADYFTPAETQWLTYLSDGKNFYQKGPGLNNTDITYQIAKVLEDDFFNQVKAVRSRTNQYAAKLRFAHAETIIPFAAQMQLKGSTQSVSLSEGYQPDNPWRGEWVSPYSANIQWDVYRDKDGKLLVKMLYNEEEIGFKQDCKPVKPGSYYYRFNELTRCYHEN is encoded by the coding sequence ATGAAAATGATTCTATCTGCTTTCGGAGTGATGGTTCTGACCGGATGCAGCGTACTAAACCACCATTCAGAATCACAATATTCGTACGGTACCAAGACTGTTTATACTCCCCGTCAGGAGATGAAGACTTATGAAGCTGTTCCTGCCGGATATCAGCTTGTTTACACTCAGTCTGTTGCCCGCCACGGTTCCCGGGCCTTAACCAGCCCCAAATATGATGATATCAGTCTGAAAATCTGGCAAAAAGCCAAAGAAATGAATGCTTTAACACCTGCCGGAGAAAAGCTGGGTGCAGAGATTTCCCGTTTAATTGCGGCTAATAAAAAGCTGGGTTACGGTGAACTCTCCCGTCTTGGCTGGCAGGAACATCACGACATCGGAATGAGAATGGCACAGCGGGATAAGTCTCTGTTTGATGAAGTTAAAAAAGACAGACAACCTATCCTGGTTGAATATTCAGGGCGCATACGGGCCCGAACAAGTGCGATATCATTTGTCCGCGGTATGATTCAGGTGGAACCTGAAATCGCACCTTTCGTCACACAGCCACGGGTCGACCGGTCTCAGTTGTACTTTCATAAACATCACAAGCAATATCAGGATTATAAAAAGCATAATCCACAGCTTAACCAGGCGATTCATCAGCTTTTTGATCAACCCAAATCTCATCAGATTGCCCGCGGGATTTTAGAGAGAATTTATACTCCTGAATTTGTTGATGCGCTGGCACAGGGTAAATATCAGTTTACCCGGGTGGGGAAGAAGAAAGCTCAGGTCTACAATGACGTAGATACAGTGATGCAGCTTTTTCATTTGTATCTGATTGCGCCGGGAATGAAATATGAAGCGGGCGATCAAGCCTGGAAGTTTGCAGACTATTTCACACCAGCAGAAACACAATGGCTGACTTATTTGTCTGACGGCAAGAATTTTTATCAAAAAGGTCCGGGGCTGAACAACACCGATATTACATACCAGATTGCGAAAGTACTCGAAGATGACTTTTTTAATCAGGTCAAAGCAGTCCGGAGCCGGACGAATCAATATGCCGCAAAATTACGTTTTGCTCACGCAGAAACGATCATTCCTTTTGCTGCTCAAATGCAGTTGAAAGGCAGCACCCAGAGTGTTTCCCTGAGTGAAGGATATCAGCCTGACAACCCATGGCGTGGTGAATGGGTTTCTCCTTACAGTGCCAATATCCAGTGGGATGTTTATCGTGATAAGGATGGGAAGTTGTTAGTGAAGATGCTGTATAACGAGGAAGAGATCGGGTTTAAGCAAGACTGTAAGCCTGTGAAGCCTGGCAGTTACTATTATCGTTTTAATGAATTAACCCGCTGTTATCACGAAAACTAA
- a CDS encoding AEC family transporter → MNLLLEQFTFSLSVTGPICLMLFLGVYFRRTSLIDDHFIEVASRLVFKVTLPVLLFLNVLKSDFSAIANSASFVIFGLISNFLFFILTTVIIKKWSKNTADHSVIIQGGFRGNAMIIALAYVANAYGNQAIATAALYSAGLVLLFNVEAVYTLIPKNQNNRENAVGVIVKTLTKNPLIIAILLGLFFSLLKIPVPEIADKAGHYFANMTLPLALICGGGALDLRQLHRDKSSAWIATLFKLALCPLLLTGAALLCGFRGIELGIIFLTSSAPTASASYVMARVMGGNAVLAANIIVLTTFFSLVTTTIGIFALSMLHLI, encoded by the coding sequence ATGAATTTATTACTTGAGCAGTTCACTTTTTCGTTATCCGTCACCGGGCCTATTTGTCTGATGCTGTTTTTAGGGGTTTATTTCAGAAGAACCAGCCTTATCGATGATCACTTTATCGAAGTTGCTTCCAGGCTGGTGTTTAAAGTCACCTTACCCGTCCTGCTGTTTCTGAATGTATTGAAATCAGACTTCAGCGCGATTGCAAACAGTGCATCCTTTGTCATTTTTGGCCTGATTTCCAATTTTCTCTTCTTTATCCTCACAACAGTAATCATTAAAAAATGGTCAAAAAATACCGCCGATCACAGTGTCATTATTCAGGGGGGATTCCGGGGAAATGCCATGATCATAGCTCTGGCATATGTGGCAAACGCTTACGGGAATCAGGCGATTGCAACAGCAGCGCTATACTCCGCCGGGCTGGTATTACTGTTTAATGTTGAAGCGGTTTACACTCTGATTCCCAAAAATCAGAATAACCGGGAAAATGCTGTTGGCGTGATAGTCAAAACGCTGACCAAAAACCCGCTGATTATTGCCATTCTGCTTGGGCTGTTCTTCTCTCTGCTGAAAATCCCGGTGCCGGAAATTGCAGATAAAGCCGGCCATTACTTTGCCAATATGACGCTGCCACTGGCATTGATTTGTGGTGGCGGCGCGTTGGATCTCCGGCAGCTTCACCGGGATAAAAGTTCGGCATGGATTGCAACACTCTTCAAACTGGCACTTTGTCCGTTGCTGCTCACAGGTGCTGCTCTGCTGTGCGGATTCAGAGGAATTGAACTGGGAATAATTTTCCTGACCAGCTCAGCCCCGACAGCTTCTGCCAGTTATGTCATGGCCCGGGTGATGGGCGGGAATGCGGTACTTGCAGCCAATATTATTGTCCTGACAACATTTTTCTCACTGGTGACAACCACAATTGGTATTTTTGCGTTATCAATGCTGCATTTGATCTGA
- a CDS encoding flotillin family protein yields MYDFSLSVTDFGTMAFVFVPVLLLLFFVLSFLLFYRRCKPNQLLVVYGKTGGGRSAKVVHGGAAFVLPVVQDYEYMSLQPIDYEVDLKDALSANNIRLDIPTSCTVAIGTSPELSSIASERLLGLTQVEVKEAAQNITIGQLRAAVATLTIEQINQDRESFLEKVNTNIADELAKLGLEVININVKDISDKMGYIEAIGRKAAETVVQRANVDVAEQQKLGAIGTQKAEREKDTQVAIESAESEKAISQTHAEKEIFVSQRQSEQIQGENETKKAIAQSEAELKIAQASARKDSEVAEQIAEKEIQERRKETELAKQRAHEVVAETIEAEKKIEEAKGEAESIQIVAKAEAEAMLTKYEAEAEGMRKVMKAKAEGYHDLVQSAGNSDALAKLQVIEKLEEIVKLQTEAIAKMKIDNLTVWDQGSENGQAGLKSFMKDFLTMGAPMHEMASNVGIELPSFMGKQTEQKAEATDEVNLQES; encoded by the coding sequence GTGTACGATTTTTCATTATCAGTCACCGATTTTGGCACGATGGCATTTGTATTTGTGCCGGTCTTATTACTGCTGTTTTTTGTGCTTTCATTTTTACTCTTTTACCGGAGATGTAAACCGAACCAGCTGCTGGTGGTTTATGGTAAAACCGGTGGCGGGCGTTCGGCTAAGGTCGTTCATGGTGGTGCAGCCTTTGTACTGCCTGTGGTGCAGGACTACGAATATATGTCGCTTCAGCCGATTGATTATGAAGTTGACCTGAAAGATGCATTGTCTGCTAACAATATTCGTCTGGACATTCCGACTTCATGTACCGTGGCGATTGGCACTTCTCCTGAGCTTTCATCCATTGCCAGTGAAAGGTTACTGGGACTGACTCAGGTGGAAGTCAAAGAAGCGGCTCAGAATATTACCATTGGTCAGCTGCGTGCTGCGGTTGCCACGCTGACCATTGAACAGATTAACCAGGACCGGGAAAGCTTTCTGGAAAAGGTCAATACCAACATCGCGGATGAGTTAGCCAAGCTTGGTCTGGAAGTGATCAACATTAACGTGAAAGATATCAGCGATAAAATGGGTTACATTGAGGCGATTGGCCGCAAAGCAGCAGAAACCGTGGTACAGCGGGCTAACGTTGATGTGGCTGAACAGCAAAAGCTGGGGGCTATCGGGACTCAGAAAGCGGAGCGCGAGAAAGATACGCAGGTGGCGATTGAATCGGCTGAATCAGAAAAAGCTATCAGTCAGACTCATGCTGAAAAAGAAATTTTCGTGTCGCAGCGTCAGTCTGAACAAATTCAGGGTGAAAACGAAACTAAAAAAGCGATTGCTCAGTCAGAAGCGGAACTGAAGATTGCGCAGGCTTCGGCCCGGAAAGACTCTGAGGTGGCAGAACAGATCGCAGAAAAAGAAATTCAGGAAAGACGTAAAGAAACTGAGCTGGCAAAACAGCGGGCGCATGAAGTTGTTGCGGAAACCATCGAAGCCGAGAAAAAAATCGAGGAAGCGAAAGGGGAAGCTGAGTCAATTCAGATTGTTGCCAAAGCAGAAGCTGAAGCTATGCTGACTAAATATGAAGCAGAAGCGGAAGGGATGCGCAAAGTGATGAAGGCTAAAGCAGAAGGTTATCACGACTTAGTGCAATCTGCCGGAAATAGCGATGCACTGGCGAAACTACAGGTGATTGAGAAACTGGAAGAAATTGTCAAACTGCAGACAGAAGCGATTGCGAAGATGAAGATTGATAATCTGACTGTCTGGGATCAGGGTTCTGAAAACGGGCAGGCTGGTCTGAAATCTTTTATGAAAGATTTCCTGACTATGGGCGCGCCAATGCATGAAATGGCCAGTAACGTCGGGATTGAACTGCCTTCATTTATGGGGAAGCAGACGGAACAGAAAGCTGAAGCAACTGATGAAGTGAATCTTCAGGAATCCTGA